Genomic window (Candidatus Methylacidithermus pantelleriae):
TTGGCAATTCGGGCAAACCCTGGGGTTTTTGACTCCTTCCTTTCCACAAGAAGGACAAAGGGGGGATTGGAGAGCAAGAGGGTGAGCAACACGAACCGTGGGAAAAAAGAGTGCGCCTAGCTCTTCCGTATGCCTGCGGAACCAGGCTAGACGCTTTTCCCACTTTTCCAAAGCCAAAGGAGAAGCAAACAAATACCTAAGCCAAGGCACGTTCCCACCTCCAATGGGAGAACAAAACAAGCGGGCTTAGTGCTGCCAGCCATTTCTTCTCCCAGCCGGAGTGCAAAGACCCAGCCTGCGTGAAGGCCGCTCGAAAGCCAAAGGCGACCAGTTCGAAAAAGGGCAGCCGCCAGGACCAACCCCGCCAAGAAAAGGATCAAAGCGCGAGGTTCCCACCATGCACCGTCAAGGAGGGGCCCAAAGCACGCCGACCATGCTTGGAGAACGTCTCCTTCTTTGGGCCAGGGTGCTTTGCCTGGGTGCCCGATATAATGCGCCAGCGAAAAGAGGGTAGCTGAGCCGAAAAGACCCGAAGGCGTTCCTAGTGTGCGTTGGAGATTAGCCGCTATGACTCCACGAAAAAAAGACTCTTCCACCAGTGCAACACCCCACGCTTGGACACAAAGCGAAAGAATCCTTGCGACTGTTGGGATGTGGAGGGGAGAGGGGAGACCCGAGCTCCGAGCTTCAGCTAAAAGCGCCGCGACGAAGAGAATACCAAAGAAAAATCCGAACCCAACTTCACTTGCCCATCCCGGCTCAAGGGTGAAGAATTCTCCCGGCCAAGATCGCGCGCCCATTTTTTTCCGAAACAGGGGAAAAAGTCCCACAAGAGCCACAAGGATCAACCGGTGCAGGTACCGGTGGGGAGGTTGAGGGAACATGGGATGAAATGCGGCATAGACCCACGGCAAAGCCAGCACTCCCATTGCGACGCTAAGGCCTAGATAGGCAACGAGCGCTCCGAGCTCGCGGAGTCGCTGAGAGGTGGCGGCAGAGGTTGCTTCCATTGAGAGAGGGAGAAAAAGCTTTTCTTTTGCTTTTTTACCATAGGGCGTTAGGCCGACGCGAGGCCGGGCTTGGACAACGGTGCGATTGCGCGGCTGTACCGGTGGGAAAGGCGGCCTCATCTCCGGCGGCGGCCCAGCAAAAATCCTGGGTAGAAAAATTCCAGGGGGGTTGCCAAGAGCTAAACGAGACACACAGGGTTCTTCATCGCCGCATATCCAAATGAAGTTTGAGTGTGTGGGCCAAGCGGTAGGGGGTTGACTAGAAGACGGTTTGGCGGAGGCGGAAGGAGGGGCGTTTGCTTCTTCCGGCAGAATACTTACTAACTGGAACGGTCATTGTTCGTGCAGAGTCTCCACAACCCGATGGGGTGGCCCTCCACGCGCCGGTGTCCAGCGGCCACGAAAAAGCGGATTGAGAAGGGCAATTGGCTTGGGTTCTCCGAGTTTTTCTCTGGCAAACCGTTGTGGATCGGGAAGGTCCGTCAGTGAGGTCGGCTCCGGGATGAACGGCCATCGGAAGGGGGCTGATCGCGCCGCTCCGTGAGATCCCAAGGTTGGCGTCATCCTGGTCGAATCGTGCGACCGGCTGATGCACTTCGGCTTCGGGTACCGGAAAACGGTATTGGGCGCGCAGAGTCGATCGATCGTGGTGGTGGATCCGAATGAGATGACCGACGATATCGTGCGCGAGCTCAATGAGGAGATCGTTTCATCGTGTGCAGGTTTTACCGAGAAGAAATCCGCACAAGCAAGCGTGCCGAGAAGGCGCTCGGAAGCCATGGATGAGTAAGCTGCCAATTTTCACGTATGAGACACGTTTGAGCCTGATGCCGGAAGAGGTTTTGCTTCTCGATGGTGCCTATTGGGCGCTCTC
Coding sequences:
- a CDS encoding CPBP family intramembrane glutamic endopeptidase; the encoded protein is MEATSAATSQRLRELGALVAYLGLSVAMGVLALPWVYAAFHPMFPQPPHRYLHRLILVALVGLFPLFRKKMGARSWPGEFFTLEPGWASEVGFGFFFGILFVAALLAEARSSGLPSPLHIPTVARILSLCVQAWGVALVEESFFRGVIAANLQRTLGTPSGLFGSATLFSLAHYIGHPGKAPWPKEGDVLQAWSACFGPLLDGAWWEPRALILFLAGLVLAAALFRTGRLWLSSGLHAGWVFALRLGEEMAGSTKPACFVLPLEVGTCLGLGICLLLLWLWKSGKSV